The region CTGACCGAGGACGCCGACGAGGCGACCCGGGCGCGGCTCGCCGGCCGGCTGAGCGCGACGATGCGCCCTGTCCGGGCCGAGAACCCGTGGACCCTGGAGCCCGGCCTGGGGAGCACCCGGTCGCCCGACGAGGTCCGCCGCCTGCTCCACGAGGCGTTCGCGTCGCTCTACAACGGCGCGCAGCTCGATGTGCTCGCGCGGGTCCGGCACGCCTGAGCTCTCGGCGATCCGATCTCCTGACCGCGCGCGGCCGCTCCCGGCCTCGACCGCGTGCGCCTCGACCCGGTGCTCCTTGACCCTGCACCAGGTGCATGGTGTGTGCTCGTCGCGATGAACGCCCACGACGACCCTCACGAGCCCGAAGGGAGCCTCGGCATGACGACCGCCTGGGAGAACAAGATCCTCACCTACAAGCTGGCCTGGAAGGGGTTCGACTACAAGCAGATGGAGCAGGACCTGAACGACTACGGCCGTGAGGGCTGGGAGGTGGTGCAGACCATCATCCCCGCGCTGGGCGCCGGTCAGACGCTCGAGATCGCCGTCGTGATCAAACGGCCCGCGGTCGGCTGATGCCGCGACCTGGCTCCGACGTGACCGACAGCGAGAAGAACCGTTCAGGAGGACTCCCGATGCGCAGGACCAGGAGGCTCGTGCTCGCCGGCGCACTTGCCGCCGTCATGACCGTACCGGCGGCCGTGCCGGTGGCCGCCGCACCCGACGTGCCCACGGCCGGGCCGAGCGCCGTCGCCGGGCCGACGCCGAGCACCCTGCGGTGGGCTCCGTGTCCGGCGGACGTCGTCACGCCGCTGCCGCTGGAGTGCTCGACGCTCGACGTGCCGCTGGACTACGGCCGGCCGGACGGCCGGCAGGTCGAGATCGCGATCTCGCGACTGGCCTCCACGGAGCCGGCACAGCGCCGCGGCGTGCTGCTGACCAACCCCGGTGGACCGGGGATCGCCGGACTGGCCTACCCGGCCGAGCTCGCCGTCGCGGGCCTGCCCCAGGACGTGCTCGGCTCGTACGACGTGATCGGCATGGACCCGCGCGGCGTCGGACGCAGCGCGCCGGTGACGTGCGACTCCACACCGGAACAGCAAGCCCTCGGCTCGTTCCCTCGGTACGCCGGCACGATCTTCGACGTCACCCGGGAGGCGGAGTACGCGCGCACCGTGGCCGACCAGTGCGCCGCGTCGTCGACGGCCTGGATGATGCCGCACACCACCACCGCGAACACCGCCCGTGACCTGGACCGGGTCCGTGCTGCCCTGGGCGAGGAGAAGGCCTCGTACCTCGGTGCCTCCTACGGCAGCTACCTCGGTGCGGTGTACACGACCCTGTTCCCGGACACGACCGACCGCGTCGTCATCGACAGCGTGCTGGGACCGGACGGTTACGACGTGCAGCAGATGCGGAGGTTCGCCCGCGGCCTGCAGGACCGGTTCCCCGACTTCGCCGAGTACGCCGCCGCTCACCCCGAGTACGGGCTGGGGACCACCCCGGAGCAGGTGGAGGCGAAGTTCTACGAGCTGGTCGAGAAGCTGGAGGCGAACCCTCAGCCGGACATGGACGCGATGAAGTTCCGCGTGGACACGTTCGGCTACCTCTACTCGGACGCCACGATCCCCGTCGTCGCCAAGATGTGGCGGCTGGTCGACACCGGTCAGCCGCAGCCGGTCATCCCGGCCGGAGACCACGACAACCTCCTGTCCGCCCGTCTGTACGTGATCTGCGGGGACCAGCGCTGGCCGGAGACGATCTGGCGGTACCAGCTCGACGTCGCGATCGACAGGGCGCGGTATCCGATGCTGGGCGGTTCCACCGCCAACATCGGGCCGTGCGCGTTCTGGCCGGACGTGCGCACCGAGCAGCCGACGACGATCAGCGACCGCGGCCCGTCGAACGTCCTCATGGTGCAGAACGAGCGTGACCCGGGCGCGGCGCTGGCAGGTGCCGAGGAGACGCGCCAGGCCTTCGGCCGGCGAGCCACGATGGTGACGGTCGACGGGGGCGGGCACGGTGTCTACCCGTGGACGACCAGCACCTGCGCGAAGGACGCGGTGACGGCGTACCTGACCACGGGCGAGCGCCCGGCACGTGACCTGGTGTGCGCCGCGGTCCCGAGCGGCCGATGACACGATCGCCGCACCGGTGACTTGTCGAGGTTCGACATGCCGCCCGTGTCGGGCACCGACCGGTCAGCTCGCCAGCACCCGCCGGGTCAGCGCCCGGACCGACGTCGAGATCTCGGGGGTCACGAACCGCAGCAGGTCCTCGGACGGCTCGCCGTCCGGGCCGAGCACCAGGCCCGACCTGCCCTCGAACGCGGGGTCGACCGCCGCGGCGACGATCGCGTCGACGACTCCCGACGCGGGCCGCATCCCGTCCTGGATCGGGTCCCACAGGTGGCGGAGCGCGGGCGGCAGGATCTCCGGCGTCATCTCCGCGGCGTTCGGTGTCGCGGCGGCCGCCGGCCCGAGCGGGTCCACCGCGAGCACGGTGATCCCGGCCGGGGCGAGCTCGCGCGCCAGGTCCTGGCTGTGGGCGAGGTGCGCGAGCTTGGCCCGGCCCGTGACCGCCATGCCGTAGTGGTCGCCCTCCTGCTCGACGTCGTCGTAGGTCGGTGTGCCGTCGATCGTCGTGATCGACGAGGAGGTGACGTCCACGACCCGGCTGGGCGCGCCGGCCCGGAGCGCGTCCAGCAGGGCCGCGGTCAGCACGACCCGGGAGAGGTGGTTCAGCGCGAAGCTTGCCTCGATGCCGTCGACAGTCTCGCGGCGGGTGGGCCACATGCCGCCCACGTTGTTCACCAGCACGTGCACGGGGCCGCCCGCCGCGATGCGCCCCGCCACCTTCTCCACCTCGCGCAACGACGAGAGGTCGGCCTGCAGGAACCGGGTCTCCCCGCCGATCTGCCGGACCGTCTCGGCACCGCGGTCCGCGTCGCGGCCCACCACGGTCACCGCGAGGCCCTGCTCCCGCAGCCTGCTCGCGACGTGGAATCCGATCCCGCTGGTCCCGCCGGTCACGATCGCCTGACGCATCGTCCTGTCTCCCTCAGCTCGGTGGAGCTCCATTGGACGTACGTCGCCGGCGGGGCGTCCAATGCCCGCGCGAGCGGTATCCATGCCTGGAGGGCATGGGTGCCGGGTGAAGGAGGCGACGACAATGGGGGCATGGACACGGGGATCGAGCTGCGGCACTTCCGCTACGTGCTGGCGGTGGCGGAGCAGGAGAGCTTCACCGCCGCCGCGGAACAGCTGGGCATCACGCAGCCGGCACTGTCCCGCGCGATCCAGGCCGTCGAGGAGACCGTGGGCTCGCGCCTGTTCGACCGCGGCCGCCACGGCGCGACCCTCACCGAGGCAGGCGCGGTGTTCCGGGACGACGCCGTCGCCCTCGACCGGATGGCGCGTACCGCGGTGTCCCGCCCGAGCCGGCACGGCGGGGCCTCGAAGCATCTGCGCGTCACGGCGCGTGCCTGCGACATCGACACCCTCCACGGCCTCGTCGCGTCCTACAACGACGCACGCGATCCCCGGGCGCCGGTCGCCCGCGGGGCGGTCGTCGACGCCTCGGTGCAGGTCGAGGAGGTGCGGAACGGCGAGGCCGACCTCACCCTCGTCCGGTCCCCGCTCGACACCACGGGCCTGGACAGCGAGCTGGTGCGCTCCGACGCCCGTGTCGCGCTGCTGCCCGCGGGCCATCGGCACGCGCACCGGCACACGGTGGACCGCGGTGAGCTCGCCGGCGAGGCGATCGTGGCCTGGGTCGGTCTGTCCACCGACGAGACGTCCTTCTGGACCGGGACCGACCTCGCTCCGTACGAGTGGAGGCCGGGCCCTGTCGTGTCGGACTCGGCGCAGTTCGCCGCCGGCGTCCGGCTGGGCGACGGGATCGGCTTCGTGCCGGAGGTGCTGCTGTCCGAGCTGCCGTCGCTGACCGGCGTCGCGGTGGTCCGGGTGACCGGGCTCTCCGACAGCGAGCTGCGCATGGGCTGGTCGGAGCTGGCGACCTCGCCCGTGCTCGCGGGCTTCGTCCGGCACGTCTCGGACGTCGCGGACGCGGCGTGACGCGGCGGTCCCTCGGCTGCGCCGACGCCGCCGTCGGGGGCAGGGTCAGGTACCGGCCAGCTTCGCGACCACCGGCCCCATCTCGTCCATGGCCGTGTCACGCACCATGACGTAGGAGATCCCCAGGCGCTCGCGCGTGGCCACCAGCTTGTCGATGACCTCCGATGCCGAGCCGACGAGGGCCAGCGGGCTGTCGCGGACCACGTCCGGTGCCAGGCCCAGGGCCGATGCCACCGGGAGCACCGCGCGGTCGGCGTCGCCGCCGACCGAGGCGACGAGTGTGAGCGCACCTAGCTCGAGTCGGCTGAACCGCTCGCCCGCGTGCGCCTCGAGGAGGCGGACGCGGGCGGCCACGGCGTCGAACCCGGCGCCGTCGGGCACGACGTCCGATCCGGTCGCGGTGAGACCGTTCAACGCGACGATGTCCGCCTCCTGCGCCGCGAGTGCCAGGGCGTCGTCGTCGTGGTCGGTCAGCAGGAGCGGGACATGAGCCCCCTCCGCCCACGTGGACCTCATTCGTGTCGTGTCCGTGCGTCGGGCGGCCCCGAGGCCGAGCTCGAGGCGGCCGTCGACCAGCAGGTTCACGGCCGCCGCCTCGTGAGCGAGGAGCACGGGGTCGGGCACGCTGTCGTTCGCGGCGAGGGTGCCGACCCGGAGGTCGCTCGTGACGGAAGCGGCCGACACCAGCGGCGCGAAGATGGACGACGGACCGGCATGCTCTCTCATCAGCAGCGTCGCCCATCCCTCTCCTTCCAGCCTGCGTGCGCTCTCCCGCACCGCGGAAGGGGCTGCCGCGTGCGTGGTGGTGAGGCCGAACCGGAAACGGCGCGGTGTCGTGCTGGTCATACCTTCCTTGCCGTCGGGGTCACGTGGGACTCATTGGATGTCGGCCGGCTGTGCGGCGTCCAATGCCCTGGGGCACGGTATCCATGCCGTGAGCGCATGGGCGCAGGGCATGGCGACGACGCCGACGCCGGGCGCCGCCTCGGCCCACGGCGGTGCCGCTCACCGGGTCGGTCCTACGTGTCCAGGGGCACACCGCGGAGCGCTTGTGTCTGCCCCGGGGGCAGATCTTCTACTCGTGGGTGGATCAACGGATCCCCCTCAAGAAAGGTCGTTCATGATGCGCACACCAGAGCCTCTCGGGCCCCAGGGCGCGGATCCTCACGCCGGTGCGGCAGCAGCCGCACTGCCCGGTACCTGGCCGGACCGTCCGTTCGGCGTCCACTTCCGGATGTCGCGCTGGAAGTCCCTGGTCGTCCTGGTCGCGATCCCGCTGATCCTGCTCCTGGTCCAGATCATCCTCTTCCAGGGGGTCGTCCTGATCGAGGGCCCGGCGGACCCGAGCAAGCCCGCGCTCACGCCGCTCACGATCGCCGCCACCGGCCTCAGCACCGCTGTCACCGCGGTGCTCGCGACGCTGCTGGTCGCGAGGATGGCGAAGGTGCCGTGGCGGGCGGTGTTCCGGCACACCCGCGCCTTCGACCGGCGCCGCCTCGGTGTCTATCTCCTGGGCGCCGCGGTCGTCGTCGGCCTGGGCACCATCGCGACGGCGCTGATCGCTCCCGGGTCGAGCGGATGGGGGGCTTTCGAGGTCGGGCCGCTCGTCGTCGCCACCATCGCCGTGACCCTTGTCTTCACTCCGTTGCAGGCGGCAGGTGAAGAGGTGGCGTTCCGTGGGGCGGCCGTCCCGGCCGCGGGTTCCTGGTTCCGCAGCACCCGCCTCGGCGTCGTGTTCGGCATCCTTGTCTCCGGGGTGCTCTTCGCCGCGGTGCACGTGACCCTGGACCCGTGGCTCGTCAGCTACCTGATCGTCTTCTCCGCTTGCACGGTGATCATGGGCCTGATCAGCGGCG is a window of Promicromonospora sukumoe DNA encoding:
- a CDS encoding DUF4177 domain-containing protein, with protein sequence MTTAWENKILTYKLAWKGFDYKQMEQDLNDYGREGWEVVQTIIPALGAGQTLEIAVVIKRPAVG
- a CDS encoding alpha/beta hydrolase, which translates into the protein MRRTRRLVLAGALAAVMTVPAAVPVAAAPDVPTAGPSAVAGPTPSTLRWAPCPADVVTPLPLECSTLDVPLDYGRPDGRQVEIAISRLASTEPAQRRGVLLTNPGGPGIAGLAYPAELAVAGLPQDVLGSYDVIGMDPRGVGRSAPVTCDSTPEQQALGSFPRYAGTIFDVTREAEYARTVADQCAASSTAWMMPHTTTANTARDLDRVRAALGEEKASYLGASYGSYLGAVYTTLFPDTTDRVVIDSVLGPDGYDVQQMRRFARGLQDRFPDFAEYAAAHPEYGLGTTPEQVEAKFYELVEKLEANPQPDMDAMKFRVDTFGYLYSDATIPVVAKMWRLVDTGQPQPVIPAGDHDNLLSARLYVICGDQRWPETIWRYQLDVAIDRARYPMLGGSTANIGPCAFWPDVRTEQPTTISDRGPSNVLMVQNERDPGAALAGAEETRQAFGRRATMVTVDGGGHGVYPWTTSTCAKDAVTAYLTTGERPARDLVCAAVPSGR
- a CDS encoding SDR family NAD(P)-dependent oxidoreductase produces the protein MRQAIVTGGTSGIGFHVASRLREQGLAVTVVGRDADRGAETVRQIGGETRFLQADLSSLREVEKVAGRIAAGGPVHVLVNNVGGMWPTRRETVDGIEASFALNHLSRVVLTAALLDALRAGAPSRVVDVTSSSITTIDGTPTYDDVEQEGDHYGMAVTGRAKLAHLAHSQDLARELAPAGITVLAVDPLGPAAAATPNAAEMTPEILPPALRHLWDPIQDGMRPASGVVDAIVAAAVDPAFEGRSGLVLGPDGEPSEDLLRFVTPEISTSVRALTRRVLAS
- a CDS encoding LysR family transcriptional regulator; the protein is MDTGIELRHFRYVLAVAEQESFTAAAEQLGITQPALSRAIQAVEETVGSRLFDRGRHGATLTEAGAVFRDDAVALDRMARTAVSRPSRHGGASKHLRVTARACDIDTLHGLVASYNDARDPRAPVARGAVVDASVQVEEVRNGEADLTLVRSPLDTTGLDSELVRSDARVALLPAGHRHAHRHTVDRGELAGEAIVAWVGLSTDETSFWTGTDLAPYEWRPGPVVSDSAQFAAGVRLGDGIGFVPEVLLSELPSLTGVAVVRVTGLSDSELRMGWSELATSPVLAGFVRHVSDVADAA
- a CDS encoding LLM class flavin-dependent oxidoreductase codes for the protein MTSTTPRRFRFGLTTTHAAAPSAVRESARRLEGEGWATLLMREHAGPSSIFAPLVSAASVTSDLRVGTLAANDSVPDPVLLAHEAAAVNLLVDGRLELGLGAARRTDTTRMRSTWAEGAHVPLLLTDHDDDALALAAQEADIVALNGLTATGSDVVPDGAGFDAVAARVRLLEAHAGERFSRLELGALTLVASVGGDADRAVLPVASALGLAPDVVRDSPLALVGSASEVIDKLVATRERLGISYVMVRDTAMDEMGPVVAKLAGT
- a CDS encoding CPBP family intramembrane glutamic endopeptidase; the encoded protein is MMRTPEPLGPQGADPHAGAAAAALPGTWPDRPFGVHFRMSRWKSLVVLVAIPLILLLVQIILFQGVVLIEGPADPSKPALTPLTIAATGLSTAVTAVLATLLVARMAKVPWRAVFRHTRAFDRRRLGVYLLGAAVVVGLGTIATALIAPGSSGWGAFEVGPLVVATIAVTLVFTPLQAAGEEVAFRGAAVPAAGSWFRSTRLGVVFGILVSGVLFAAVHVTLDPWLVSYLIVFSACTVIMGLISGGLEAAMAFHVSNNVLVGLVNALFAGGGSSVVDRGVGSGPGAALIILMVMNVLAVLMVWFIERTGRFAIRTRRATLPAAS